The following DNA comes from Polynucleobacter necessarius.
CAAGTATTGAATGTGCCTGAGCGTAAACCGGTCAAAATGCGTTTAGCTCGCGCAGAAAAAGTGATTGGAATACCGCTCACGCAGGAAATTGTTGCTGATGTATTTCACCGTCTCGGTTTTGAATTCAAACAAGAGGGCGATGCATTTGTTGTAACTCCCCCAAGTTATCGATTGGATATTGAAATCGAAGAAGACTTAATTGAAGAAGTCGCACGCATGTACGGCTTTGAAAATATTCCAGATCAACCGCCGGTAGCTTCGTTGAAGATGAGCGCTAAAGCGGAATCAAAGCGCGGTATTCATTTATTGCGCCAGCGTTTGGCTTTGCAGGGCTACCAAGAGGCAGTCAATTTTGGCTTTACCGATCTTGAAAGTGAGCAGCGTCTTGCTGCTGCTAAAGAACAAGATTTGATTAAAGTTCTTAATCCCATTGCAAATCAGTATGGCGTCATGCGCAGTACATTGTGGGGTGGATTGCTTGGCAACCTCAAGGCCAATTTGAACCGCGGAGCAGGGCGTGTACGTTTATTTCAGACTGGTCGTGTATTTAAACGGGATGCTACCGCCAAAGAAGAGGCCGGCAGGGTGGCGGGCTTTCTTCAGCCACAAAAAGTCGGTGGTTTAGCCTATGGTTCATTCGTGCCAGAACAATGGGCTAACGCAACACGCCCCGTAGATTTCTTTGATATGAAGGGTGATCTTGAGCGCGTTTTGGATCCCCTGCATTTTGTGACTGAAGCTGCAAAACACCCAGCGCTGCATCCAGGTCGTAGCGCGAAGATATTCTTGATTGCCCTCAAGAATCGTATCGAGGTAGGTTGGATTGGTGAATTGCATCCTGGCTTGCAGCAGGCCTATGAATTGCCACAAGCATCAGTATTGTTTGAGTTGGATTTAGATCCGATTCGAGAGCTTGGTTTGCCTGTGCCCGAGGAGTTAAGTAAATTTCCTGCGGTACAGCGTGACTTGGCCTTGGCAGTGAAGCAAAATGTTTCCGCTCAATCCTTATTGGATGCGATGGCTGCAAGTAAGCAGAATTTTGTTCGCAATATTGAGCTCTTTGATGAGTTCAAGCCAAAGGCGGGTTCAAGCAGTATGGCGGATGATGAGAAAAGCTTAGCTTTCCGCGTCACTCTGTTGAATCCTAATGAAACATTGCAAGATCCCCAAATTGATGCGGTAATGGCTGCTTTATTGGGCGCCGTTGAGAAAAAGTGCGCAGCTCGTTTGCGCTAGGTTTACTATTAGGTATAAATCAAATAATTAGTTACGAAGAGACTGCCAATGAATCAATTGATTTCTAGCGATACCGTTACCAAGAATGAGCTATCTGAGGCTCTTTTTGACCAGGTGGGGCTGAACAAGCGTGAGGCTAAAGATATGATTGATGCTTTCTTTGATCGTATTGGACAGTCGCTTGAGTCGGGCGTAGAAGTCAAGATTTCTGGATTTGGTAATTTTCAGTTGCGCAATAAATCGGCTCGTCCTGGCCGAAATCCAAAGACAGGTCAAATCATTCCGATTGCAGCTAGACGCGTAGTTACTTTTCACGCAAGTCAAAAGCTTAAAGATGTAGTGGAGTCACATGCTCGATAAAACCGAGTTTGACACTAGCTCGGCACTGCTGAGCTCTCAACTTCCCCCGATACCCGCTAAGCGCTATTTCACCATTGGTGAAGTAGCCGATCTGTGTAGCGTCCGTTCACACGTTCTACGCTATTGGGAGCAAGAGTTTTCTCAGCTAAGTCCTCAAAAGCGCCGTGGTAATCGACGCTACTATCAGCATCACGAGGTAGTCTTAATCAGAAAAATTCGTTCACTTCTCTATGAAGAGGGTTTTACGATTAGCGGTGCGCGAAATCGCCTAGAGGAAGCGCGCGGAGACCTCCGTCTTCGTGAGGAACTGCAGGCCGTACTGCAGATTCTCTCTAAATAGTTACTGATACAATTTTATTTTCCGTCGGGGCGTAGCGCAGCCTGGTAGCGTACATGCATGGGGTGTATGTGGTCGGAGGTTCAAATCCTCTCGCCCCGACCATTCGATATCTTTCCATCCATTCAACAACCATTTCGATGACAAGCACAGAAAAATCGATTGAATATTTTGGTCTCAAGATCCCTTTTTTGGCCCACTTAGGAGTAGTCCCTGAATATGCAAAAGATGGAAAGTCTAGGATTAGTCTGGAAATCAAGCCAGAGTATGAAAATAGCTTTGGCATTGCTCATGGTGGCGTCATCATGACACTCTTGGATTTCGCGATGGGTGCGGCCGCTCGAAGCACTACAGATGTGCCGCTGGGCGCAATGACGATTGATATGACAGTGAGTTTCTTGCGTCCAAGTATCGGCAAAATCGTGGTTGAGGGCTCTATCCTCAAGCCGGGAAAAACAATTCATTGCTGTGAAGCGATTGTTTTAAATGAAGCTGGGGAGATTACCGCCAAATCTAGCGGAACTTTTATGCTGAGAAAAGCAAATGGATCTTAAATAAATAAATATAGTATTTATAAAGATTATGGTATTTATTTAATTTAAATGAATAAAACACTGATAAATATAGGTTAATAAATCAAATAATATATATTTGCGACAGCGATTAATTTATATATAATCACTATATACCGAAGCATATAACTGCTGTATATAAAACAACTAATTATTCGGAGAGTGCAAAAATATTCCTTCTTATAAAGAGCTTTTAGCCCAACGCGAGTAGTTGGACAAACAGATTAAAGAAGCTATTGCCTTGGAAAAGGCGGATGGTATCGCTAAAGCAAAGGCAATTATTGAGCAATATGGCTTAAGCGCATCACATTTATTTAGCCGTAAAGCGGGGGGGGGGAAGGAGTGTCGGTGGCAAGGTGGCCACAAAATACCGCAATCCCTCTACAGGTGAGACTTGGACTGGTCGTGGTAAAGCCTCGAAGTGGATTGTGGGCAGAGATCGTAGCAGCTTTTTGATCTAAGTTATTGTTTGAATTGAAATTAATAATAAGGCCGCTATATAGCGGCCTTATTATTGCACCAAGCCTATATCTCTCCAGCTCTCTTTTTTGTAGGCGCACTTCCTGGCCAAGGCTTCCACAAACAGCGGCTCTAGTAGCTCATGCCTGCTGCCGTGAGCCCAGTTACCCTCCGCCTCGGGGTTGGTTGCTGGGTAGCCAATAATGAGTGGATTTAAGTTGATTAGACCATCTAATTTCTTTTTGATGCTTTCGGTAAAATGGTGTTTGCCGCCTGAGTTTTCGTCTGCAAGGGCAACAACACCAGGGTGAAGCTTAATAAAACCCTCATCCACTAGGATAGGAATGCGCTGTGTGTCGTTGTTTTTACTCAAAGAATGGATTAGATGCACTTGTTCTGCAGGAGGAATGAGTGCGTCTAAAAAGATTAAATCTGGCGCAATCGAAACCGCTTTCATTAGCCCTTCTATGCTATCTACAGCCATTTCCATATCAACCTTTAGTTGCCAATCGGCAATAGCCTCCATGAGCTCTTGTCCATTTTCACTTCTTCTGAATATCCCCATGGCTACACAGTTTTGAGTGGTTTTTTGTAGCATTGCCCTCTTTCTGTCTTGTAATTGTTGGTCTAAAGAGCTGGCCAATATGCGTCTATGACCTCCACGTGGTTTCCAGACGATTAATTCCCCCAATTCCACCATTTTCTGAACGGTACCCAAGGAAACCTGCAAAATCTTGGCGCTTTGACGGGTACTGAGATATTCCGTTTCCGGAGTAATTGATTTCATGTTTCCCTTAATTTCATTTAATTGTTTGAAGATTTAGAGAATAAAAATCAAAATCAATTGAATCTGTCGGCAATCATTTAAAGCGGGGTAGAAAAATTCTTATTAATTTTCCTTAAATAGGGGGATACCCCAAAAACCCCATAAATCAGGGAAAGCCCTTTATCCATCAATGGTCATTCGTGTTAAATTACTCCCGTAGTATCAGTATTTGCACAGATCAATTCGTGAGACGGTACAGCCGTGTAACGGATGGTTATAACCACAGTTTTTATTCGGGAAACCCGATGAAAGGTGAGCATCATGATGCAGGATCAAAGAGATAATTCCTATCTCTTCGGCGGAAATGTCCCCTACGTAGAGGAGCTCTACGAATCCTACTTGCACGATCCAGCTTCTGTAGCTGATCATTGGCGACATTATTTCGATAACGTGAAGCAAGTACCAGCGGTTGATGGCTCATCTCGAGCTGACATTGCCCATGGGCCAATTGTTGCTTCATTTTCCGAGCGCGCTAAGCAAGGTCCCAT
Coding sequences within:
- the pheT gene encoding phenylalanine--tRNA ligase subunit beta, which produces MQFSESWLRQYVNPSIDSDALGHAMTMAGLEVEAQHSVAPAFTKIVIAQILSAEQHPDADRLRVCKVDAGTSQELQIVCGAPNARAGIKIPCALVGAELPPAEASGKPFMIKVGKLRGVESQGMLCSGRELGLGDDHEGILELPADAPIGKDIREYLDLDDQIFVIKLTPNKADCLSLMGMAREVSAITGAALCALKWAPPAVAIEDKRKVTVESKELCGRFAGRVIRGVNPQAKTPAWIVQRLSRAGQRSISALVDLSTYVMLEMGQPTHVFDIDKLNGDITVRWAKAGETLELLNGQTVTLQGPDSAGKMQDAGVVADQNGPVALAGIMGGNHCAVSDDTKNVYVEAAYWLPSAIQGRARRFNFSTDAAHRFERGVDPQNIVNCLEYLSSLIIEVCGGQAGPLDDQVLNVPERKPVKMRLARAEKVIGIPLTQEIVADVFHRLGFEFKQEGDAFVVTPPSYRLDIEIEEDLIEEVARMYGFENIPDQPPVASLKMSAKAESKRGIHLLRQRLALQGYQEAVNFGFTDLESEQRLAAAKEQDLIKVLNPIANQYGVMRSTLWGGLLGNLKANLNRGAGRVRLFQTGRVFKRDATAKEEAGRVAGFLQPQKVGGLAYGSFVPEQWANATRPVDFFDMKGDLERVLDPLHFVTEAAKHPALHPGRSAKIFLIALKNRIEVGWIGELHPGLQQAYELPQASVLFELDLDPIRELGLPVPEELSKFPAVQRDLALAVKQNVSAQSLLDAMAASKQNFVRNIELFDEFKPKAGSSSMADDEKSLAFRVTLLNPNETLQDPQIDAVMAALLGAVEKKCAARLR
- a CDS encoding integration host factor subunit alpha; translated protein: MNQLISSDTVTKNELSEALFDQVGLNKREAKDMIDAFFDRIGQSLESGVEVKISGFGNFQLRNKSARPGRNPKTGQIIPIAARRVVTFHASQKLKDVVESHAR
- a CDS encoding MerR family transcriptional regulator, translating into MLDKTEFDTSSALLSSQLPPIPAKRYFTIGEVADLCSVRSHVLRYWEQEFSQLSPQKRRGNRRYYQHHEVVLIRKIRSLLYEEGFTISGARNRLEEARGDLRLREELQAVLQILSK
- a CDS encoding PaaI family thioesterase, with product MTSTEKSIEYFGLKIPFLAHLGVVPEYAKDGKSRISLEIKPEYENSFGIAHGGVIMTLLDFAMGAAARSTTDVPLGAMTIDMTVSFLRPSIGKIVVEGSILKPGKTIHCCEAIVLNEAGEITAKSSGTFMLRKANGS
- a CDS encoding helix-turn-helix domain-containing protein; this encodes MKSITPETEYLSTRQSAKILQVSLGTVQKMVELGELIVWKPRGGHRRILASSLDQQLQDRKRAMLQKTTQNCVAMGIFRRSENGQELMEAIADWQLKVDMEMAVDSIEGLMKAVSIAPDLIFLDALIPPAEQVHLIHSLSKNNDTQRIPILVDEGFIKLHPGVVALADENSGGKHHFTESIKKKLDGLINLNPLIIGYPATNPEAEGNWAHGSRHELLEPLFVEALARKCAYKKESWRDIGLVQ